A section of the Salvelinus alpinus chromosome 36, SLU_Salpinus.1, whole genome shotgun sequence genome encodes:
- the LOC139565282 gene encoding envoplakin-like isoform X2: protein MQSNADQVEKNVLRSEELMAVDTVNDKKDRPLLHQKENTEILAGAEGLLKDLFLDVDRAKKLSHPQAGEIEIDVRNLHDRWSKDCTMYRDLYEAVQEVELTPRIDWSQVLEEKQKQIRAERYGPNLSDVEKQIASHNILHQEMEAYGSQMNRSSTGSPAKLSTIQRQYTDLLEASLWRHRYLASLYDYMQGCSKELVYLSEYQERVLRKDWSDRMLDPPGVRMEYEKFKNNTLLTHESETNQLQMDGDRLVEMKHPASSTIRAHSDALQNEWQSFLNLCICQEVHLDNIDNYRKYQLDVETLSESMKRLNSNLDPKSLDNKNNPEILLQLEGDERAIERNEQRLVALRELSSTIAPLKLRRLRPTKPTPVVSLCEWTNGEDSVSQAEKLMLKSNLDNENWEVQTSTGKTKTLPGACFLVPPPDTEALEKVESLYRELSNLKRKRTTLMASLRSPGVEVVCSVRAAPVANAPVDPKTTVLDKISKNLDNSEKDILSRLRAPLDRSDPTRDLANRLKEHERDTLTVRNLEAEKAAVQRDMDPILAQKPLGPTTSALSLKLSGLNNKFDDTNVLCDLYNKKATASMFLERQINMVDNSVSGFEEQLAEDVAIPDVPNVLQTRIQKLQNMRKDVALKQDEMLKLSRDLESTEQLSSSLQKGFHEYCPDIRCQQTEVKHLKNRYANVNSQLQERTVLLQEATNKNQGFQSSVQSLNLFLTNLPNNTINPSDGLSQINFKQNSQKRVVEDIKRKSDDVGLAVKQSRDLQNVLNEYEAKSDKYRGTLKDVDDEDAKRRHTSAMADAVLKKERALLNLYSEVSAENDQLLNKMGLAKNIIAQNEEKVSQVVVKQQRQLQSQQKDLEETDVLKRELADEITRRSHAENDLATYRKRFISLKSRRGVERMEEREVVHYYRDPKLEGDLVSLKSRIQDETIKHSGTQTEIKVVNENIIRRETELTNVKPRLLTKVLTEFERDPQLDKEATKLREEMCKLEQEVQVRDTETVHMKTEITVLAQKRPTIKERVVKKEVVRLEKDPEMLKAVLTFQTEISKEGLRSKSLNDDIFRTRSQINTLERIIPTIQPKIVTKVLKRVEQDPKLIDEVKTIHTSLEEENKINSDLMKELTSLQIRYSEVEKVRPKLEVKEIINEIYRVDPETEVELVRLRKELHDSNRNRTDLEKEIDSVMVDLKSLRSQKPKSEYKEVTQEVIKEEKSPEVIREIKRLNDQVSLLRVSYDSTLDLLSRLRKERDEWKVEKSKLETKLVNKEVVKYENDPLLEKEADRLRRDVREEIQQRRNMEETVFDLQNKYIMVERQKPEEKIVMQEVVRLEKDPKQLLEYEKLNKNLDEEVKSRRKLELEVRQLRALVEEKEKNLALMEDRQKKIQVETELRQIKSRILELENTPQPIAEKIIIEEVLKVERDPKLEKLTSALRTDMDMEETNIRRLERDIRNLKIKLDILRKEKSIEKTVYKEVIRVEKDQNVEAERDHLRDLVLQERSSRRDQEDEIQRLNTKVTRLQTTKSSTSHEETSITLNRDSLMREKENLLKTLRTLESEKHDLSISFQLQSKLMSERNQINRQRGFKMDSEVQRLEKDILDEKDRIHQKEINIMELQNNLKKDDHSETHTIETNLSTRISILDPETGKYMSPYDAYLEGLIDRNKYIQLQELQCDWEEITSMGPDGETTILQDRKSGKQFSVRNALKDGRLTQSDLHRYKEGKMPISEFALLVAGDSRPKPYIGPIATPRTPTKTTAASSLSTMPSSLRSSYSSLTNNRYGSSSNLNISSGDELFPISGVLDSTTNSRMSVRSALTRNLIDPTTAQKLLEAQAATGGIVDLNRKDKFSVHKAVELGLLDKSHMHLLLNAQKAFTGVEDPVTEERLAVGQAAEKGWIPQDSAMRYMEAQYLTGGLVNPHKAGRISVQDALNTKIIDSTVAKNLQDKSAHTKELIDPITKEKISYKEAMDRCKKDVTTGLLLLPAASSGDSKDAPSYSNYRFPG, encoded by the exons ATGCAGAGCAATGCAGACCAGGTGGAGAAGAATGTGCTGCGCTCTGAGGAGCTGATGGCTGTG GACACAGTGAATGACAAGAAGGACAGGCCCTTACTGCACCAGAAGGAGAATACAGAGATCCTAGCTGGGGCTGAGGGGCTGCTGAAGGATCTGTTCCTGGATGTGGACCGGGCCAAGAAGCTTTCACACCCACAGGCTGGAGAAATAGAGATTGA TGTGAGAAACCTCCATGACCGCTGGTCTAAGGACTGTACCATGTACCGGGACCTGTATGAGGCAGTGCAGGAGGTGGAGCTCACTCCCAGGATTGACTGGTCTCAGGTGCTGGAGGAGAAACAG AAGCAGATACGTGCAGAGAGGTACGGGCCCAACCTGTCTGATGTGGAGAAGCAGATTGCCTCTCATAACATCCTGCACCAGGAGATGGAGGCCTACGGCTCCCAAATGAACCGCAGCAGCACTGGCTCTCCG GCAAAGTTGTCTACCATTCAGAGACAGTACACAGATCTCTTG GAGGCCTCCCTGTGGAGACACAGGTACCTGGCCTCTCTGTATGACTACATGCAGGGCTGCAGTAAGGAGCTGGTCTACCTGAGTGAGTACCAGGAGAGGGTCCTCAGGAAGGACTGGAGCGACCGCATGCTGGACCCCCCAGGGGTGCGCATGGAGTACGAGAAGTTCAAAAACAACACTCTGCTAACACATGAGAGTGAGACCAACCAGCTACAGATGGATGGGGATCGTCTCGTTGAAATGAAGCACCCTGCCAGCTCCACAATACGG GCACACAGCGACGCATTGCAGAACGAGTGGCAGAGCTTCCTAAACCTGTGCATCTGCCAGGAGGTACACCTTGACAACATAGATAACTACAGGAAG TACCAGCTGGATGTAGAGACCTTGTCTGAGTCCATGAAGAGACTCAACTCTAATCTGGACCCCAAATCACTGGACAACAAGAACAACCCAGAGATCCTGCTACAGCTTGAG ggtgatgagagagcgatagagaggaaCGAACAGCGCCTCGTAGCCCTGAGGGAGCTCAGCAGCACCATCGCCCCTCTGAAGCTGCGGCGTCTCCGCCCCACCAAACCCACCCCTGTGGTGTCCCTGTGTGAATGGACCAATGGAGAG GACTCAGTGTCTCAAGCAGAGAAGCTCATGCTAAAGTCCAACTTAGACAATGAGAACTGGGAGGTCCAGACCAGCACTGGGAAGACCAAAACCCTGCCTGGAGCCTGCTTCCTGGTCCCACCGCCAGACACTGAGGCCCTTGAGAAAGTGGAAAG TCTGTACAGAGAGCTTTCTAACCTGAAGAGAAAGAGAACCACTCTGATGGCCTCCCTAAGGAGCCCCGGTGTGGAGGTGGTGTGCTCAGTGAGAGCAG CCCCTGTGGCTAATGCCCCAGTGGACCCAAAGACCACGGTGCTGGACAAGATCAGCAAGAACCTGGACAACAGTGAGAAGGACATCCTGAGCCGGCTGAGGGCCCCTCTGGATCGCAGTGACCCCACACGTGACCTGGCCAACAGGCTGAAGGAGCATGAG AGGGACACCCTGACTGTTAGGAACCTGGAGGCAGAGAAGGCAGCGGTCCAGAGAGATATGGATCCCATCCTAGCCCAGAAGCCCCTTGGGCCCACCACCTCCGCCCTGTCACTCAAACTGAGTGGTCTTAACAACAAGTTTGACGACACCAACGTCCTCTGTGACCTGTACAACAAAAA AGCCACAGCTTCCATGTTCCTGGAGAGGCAGATCAATATGGTGGACAACTCAGTCTCTGGCTTTGAGGAGCAGCTGGCTGAAGATGTTGCCATCCCTGATGTTCCCAACGTCCTCCAGACACGCATCCAGAAGCTTCAG AACATGCGCAAGGATGTAGCGTTAAAGCAGGATGAGATGCTGAAGCTGAGCAGGGACTTGGAGTCCACAGAGCAGCTGAGCAGCTCCCTGCAGAAGGGCTTCCATGAGTACTGCCCAGACATCCGCTGCCAGCAGACAGAGGTCAAACACCTGAAGAACCGCTATGCCAACGTCAACAGTCAGCTACAGGAGAG AACGGTTCTGCTGCAAGAGGCAACCAATAAGAATCAAGGCTTCCAGAGCTCTGTCCAATCATTGAACTTATTTTTGACCAACCTGCCAAATAATACGATCAATCCAAGTGATGGACTTTCTCAAATTAACTTCAAGCAGAACTCTCAGAAG AGAGTGGTGGAGGACATAAAAAGGAAATCAGATGATGTGGGCCTAGCAGTGAAACAATCCCGTGACTTGCAGAATGTCCTCAAT GAGTATGAGGCCAAATCTGATAAGTACCGTGGTACACTGAAAGATGTGGATGATGAAGATGCAAAAAGACGCCACACATCCGCCATGGCTGACGCTGTGCTGAAAAAG GAAAGAGCTCTACTGAACCTCTACTCAGAGGTGTCTGCAGAGAATGATCAGCTTCTCAACAAGATGGGATTGGCTAAGAACATAATTGCCCAA AATGAAGAGAAGGTGAGCCAGGTGGTGGTGAAACAGCAGCGGCAGCTGCAGAGCCAGCAGAAAGACCTGGAGGAAACAGACGTTCTAAAGAGAGAGCTGGCGGATGAGATCACCAGGCGCTCCCATGCTGAGAATGACCTAGCAACATACAGAAAGAGGTTTATTTCACTGAAAAGCCGTAGAGGTGTGGAACGAATGGAGGAGAGGGAAGTTGTGCATTACTACCGTGACCCCAAACTAGAGGGTGACCTGGTGTCCCTGAAGAGTAGAATCCAAGATGAGACTATAAAACACTCTGGCacccagacagagataaaggTTGTCAATGAGAATATCATCCGCCGGGAGACTGAGCTGACAAATGTCAAACCTAGGCTGTTGACCAAGGTGTTGACTGAGTTTGAGAGGGACCCCCAGCTTGACAAGGAGGCCACCAAGCTGAGAGAGGAGATGTGCAAGCTGGAGCAAGAGGTCCAGGTGAGAGATACAGAGACGGTCCACATGAAAACTGAGATCACAGTTCTGGCACAGAAGAGACCAACTATCAAAGAGAGAGTAGTGAAAAAGGAGGTGGTGAGACTGGAGAAGGACCCGGAGATGCTGAAAGCAGTTCTGACCTTTCAGACCGAAATCTCAAAGGAGGGGTTAAGATCCAAGTCCCTCAATGATGACATATTCCGCACTAGGAGCCAAATAAACACACTTGAGAGGATCATTcccacaatccagccaaagattGTTACCAAGGTGCTGAAGAGGGTGGAGCAGGACCCAAAACTCATTGATGAGGTTAAGACTATCCACACCAGCCTGGAAGAGGAGAACAAGATCAACAGTGATTTGATGAAGGAACTCACCAGCCTCCAGATCCGATACAGTGAAGTGGAGAAGGTACGGCCCAAGCTTGAGGTCAAGGAGATCATCAATGAGATCTACAGGGTGGACCCTGAGACAGAGGTGGAGCTGGTGAGGCTAAGGAAAGAGCTGCATGACTCTAATCGAAACCGCACTGATCTGGAGAAAGAAATCGACTCAGTTATGGTGGATCTTAAATCTCTGCGTTCCCAGAAACCCAAGTCAGAGTACAAGGAAGTGACCCAGGAAGTGATTAAAGAGGAGAAGAGCCCAGAGGTCATCAGGGAAATTAAGAGGTTGAACGACCAGGTTTCACTTCTGCGGGTCTCATATGACAGCACCCTGGATCTGCTGAGCCGCCTGCGCaaagagagagatgaatggaAGGTCGAAAAGTCTAAGTTAGAGACAAAGCTTGTTAACAAAGAGGTGGTCAAATACGAAAATGACCCCCTACTGGAGAAGGAGGCTGACCGTCTGAGGAGAGATGTGAGGGAGGAAATCCAGCAACGACGCAACATGGAGGAAACTGTCTTTGACCTGCAGAACAAGTACATCATGGTGGAAAGGCAGAAACCAGAGGAGAAGATTGTGATGCAGGAAGTGGTGCGTCTTGAGAAGGATCCAAAACAACTCCTGGAGTATGAAAAGCTGAACAAGAACTTGGATGAAGAGGTTAAATCCCGTAGAAAACTGGAGTTGGAAGTTCGACAGTTGAGAGCCCTGGttgaggagaaagagaaaaactTGGCACTGATGGAAGACCGGCAAAAAAAGATCCAAGTAGAAACAGAGCTTAGACAGATCAAATCTCGCATCCTTGAGCTTGAAAATACCCCTCAACCCATTGCGGAGAAGATCATTATTGAGGAAGTCCTCAAAGTGGAGAGAGACCCCAAGCTTGAGAAACTAACCAGTGCCTTACGCACAGACATGGATATGGAGGAAACCAACATCAGACGGTTGGAAAGGGACATCCGAAACCTGAAGATCAAGTTGGACATCCTGCGCAAGGAAAAGTCCATTGAAAAGACTGTATATAAAGAGGTGATTCGGGTGGAGAAGGACCAGAATGTGGAGGCTGAGAGGGACCATCTCAGAGATCTAGTGTTGCAGGAAAGAAGTTCCAGACGGGATCAAGAAGATGAAATCCAGAGGCTTAATACCAAAGTGACCCGGCTccagacaacaaagtcaagcacCTCTCACGAAGAAACAAGCATCACCCTCAATAGAGATTCCCtgatgagagagaaggaaaatCTCCTCAAAACACTGAGGACTTTGGAGTCTGAGAAACATGATTTAAGCATATCGTTCCAGCTGCAATCCAAGCTGATGAGTGAGAGAAACCAGATAAACAGGCAAAGAGGCTTCAAGATGGATTCTGAGGTACAACGTCTAGAGAAGGACATCCTGGATGAAAAAGACCGGATACACCAAAAGGAGATCAACATTATGGAGCTGCAGAACAATCTTAAGAAAGACGACCACTCTGAGACACACACCATAGAGACCAACCTCTCCACTAGAATCAGCATCCTTGACCCCGAGACTGGCAAATACATGTCACCATATGATGCCTACTTAGAGGGCCTGATTGACCGCAACAAGTACATCCAACTTCAGGAGCTACAATGTGACTGGGAGGAGATCACCTCAATGGGTCCAGATGGGGAGACCACGATTCTGCAGGATCGCAAGAGTGGAAAGCAGTTCTCTGTCAGGAATGCTCTAAAGGATGGCCGCTTGACCCAGTCCGATCTGCACCGCTACAAGGAGGGTAAAATGCCTATCTCAGAATTTGCTCTCCTGGTCGCTGGGGATTCCAGACCAAAGCCTTACATTGGTCCAATCGCAACACCAAGGACACCGACAAAGACCACTGCGGCATCTTCTTTGAGCACAATGCCATCATCACTAAGGTCTTCCTACTCAAGTCTCACAAACAATAGATACGGCAGCAGTAGCAACCTGAATATTTCTAGCGGTGATGAGCTCTTCCCAATCTCTGGGGTGCTGGACTCCACCACCAACAGCCGTATGTCTGTACGTAGTGCCCTGACTCGAAACCTTATTGACCCAACCACAGCCCAGAAGCTCCTGGAGGCACAGGCAGCCACGGGTGGCATCGTCGACCTCAACAGAAAGGACAAGTTCTCTGTTCACAAAGCAGTTGAGCTGGGTCTCCTTGACAAAAGTCACATGCATCTGCTGCTGAATGCTCAGAAGGCCTTCACTGGAGTGGAGGATCCTGTGACCGAGGAGCGTCTCGCAGTAGGGCAAGCTGCTGAGAAAGGCTGGATACCTCAGGATAGTGCAATGAGGTACATGGAAGCACAGTACCTGACTGGGGGGCTGGTGAACCCCCATAAAGCTGGTCGCATTAGTGTCCAAGATGCTCTTAACACCAAGATAATCGACAGCACAGTAGCCAAGAACCTCCAAGACAAGTCTGCCCACACCAAAGAGTTGATTGACCCCATCACGAAAGAGAAGATCTCGTACAAGGAGGCAATGGATCGCTGCAAAAAAGATGTCACTACAGGGCTCTTGCTGCTCCCTGCAGCCTCCAGCGGTGACTCCAAAGATGCACCATCATACTCCAACTATCGATTCCCTGGCTGA